One window from the genome of Enterobacteriaceae bacterium Kacie_13 encodes:
- the thiS gene encoding sulfur carrier protein ThiS, whose amino-acid sequence MNIQVNDEPHRFTEPLTPLDLLNLLALSAEGSALAVNQVIIPRDNWPSHLLKDGDQILLFQAIAGG is encoded by the coding sequence GTGAATATTCAGGTTAACGACGAACCGCACCGTTTTACTGAACCGCTGACGCCGCTCGACCTGCTCAATTTGCTGGCACTCAGTGCTGAAGGCAGCGCGCTGGCTGTCAATCAGGTCATTATTCCCCGGGATAACTGGCCTTCTCACTTACTGAAAGACGGCGATCAGATTTTGCTCTTTCAGGCGATAGCCGGAGGATGA
- the moeB gene encoding molybdopterin-synthase adenylyltransferase MoeB: protein MLNDAAFMRYSRQLMLEEFGSQAQEKLAAAKVLIVGLGGLGSPAALYLAAAGVGTLLLADDDKLHLTNLQRQILYRTGDLDQPKATVAKRELLRLNPLCEIVALMERLAGEELRNAIASVDLVLDCSDNMDTRHSVNQACVTAGKTLISGSAVGFSGQLLVIEAPYAHGCYACLYPDQEIAQRNCRTSGVLGPVVGTVGTLQALEALKILAGLSSTLSGKLRLFDGKTQNWRSLQLTRSASCTVCGGHA from the coding sequence ATGCTTAACGATGCGGCCTTTATGCGCTATAGCCGCCAACTGATGCTGGAAGAGTTTGGCTCTCAGGCGCAGGAGAAATTAGCGGCAGCGAAAGTGCTTATCGTCGGGCTCGGTGGTCTGGGTTCACCGGCGGCCCTGTATCTGGCGGCGGCCGGTGTCGGCACGTTGCTGCTGGCCGACGACGACAAACTTCATCTCACCAATCTTCAGCGGCAGATCCTCTACCGAACCGGCGATCTGGATCAACCTAAAGCGACGGTGGCAAAGCGCGAATTACTGCGCCTGAATCCGTTATGTGAAATCGTCGCGCTCATGGAAAGACTGGCCGGCGAGGAGTTGCGTAATGCTATCGCCAGTGTCGATCTCGTTTTAGATTGCAGCGATAACATGGATACGCGTCACTCCGTCAATCAGGCATGCGTTACAGCGGGCAAAACGTTAATCAGCGGAAGTGCCGTGGGATTTAGCGGGCAGTTACTCGTTATCGAAGCGCCCTACGCACACGGCTGCTACGCCTGCCTGTACCCCGATCAAGAAATCGCGCAGCGCAACTGCCGCACATCCGGCGTACTGGGGCCAGTTGTCGGTACTGTCGGCACGCTTCAGGCGTTAGAAGCCCTGAAAATACTGGCGGGTTTATCCAGCACGCTGAGCGGAAAGCTGCGGCTGTTCGACGGAAAAACACAAAACTGGCGTTCATTGCAACTCACCCGCTCGGCCTCCTGCACAGTCTGCGGAGGCCATGCGTGA
- the thiE gene encoding thiamine phosphate synthase gives MMTSAQKFPSVPFNLGLYPVVDTVEWIALLLEAGVKTLQLRVKDLPDADVEPAIIEAITLGRHYQARLFINDYWRLAVKHQAYGVHLGQEDLDTADLHAIYQAGLRLGISTHDNAELARAVAVNPSYIALGHIFPTQTKDMPSAPQGLTELTRHIKQLNDSFPTVAIGGISIERAPSVLDCGVGSIAVVSAITQAPDWRAATAELLALCASKVPEDA, from the coding sequence ATGATGACGTCAGCACAAAAATTTCCGTCAGTTCCCTTCAATCTCGGTTTATATCCGGTCGTCGATACTGTTGAATGGATTGCCCTTCTGCTGGAGGCGGGCGTTAAAACGCTGCAACTTCGTGTGAAGGATTTACCTGATGCCGACGTCGAACCCGCCATTATTGAAGCCATTACGCTGGGGAGGCACTATCAGGCGCGTTTGTTCATCAACGATTACTGGCGTCTGGCGGTAAAACATCAGGCTTACGGCGTGCATCTGGGTCAGGAAGATCTGGACACCGCCGACCTTCATGCAATTTATCAGGCCGGTTTGCGGCTGGGTATTTCGACGCATGACAATGCAGAGCTGGCGCGCGCCGTAGCGGTCAATCCTTCTTATATCGCACTCGGGCATATCTTCCCGACGCAGACCAAAGATATGCCGTCGGCACCACAGGGTTTGACAGAATTGACCCGACATATAAAGCAGCTGAACGACAGTTTTCCGACGGTAGCCATCGGTGGGATCAGCATTGAACGCGCGCCGTCAGTTCTCGACTGCGGCGTCGGCAGTATTGCGGTCGTCAGTGCGATCACGCAGGCACCCGACTGGCGTGCCGCCACCGCCGAACTGCTGGCTCTGTGCGCCAGTAAGGTGCCGGAAGATGCTTAA